The region TTGCGGATAGGGACTCACACCTTCATTAGCAATGCCGTGATCGCCGGCAAATACGATCATCGCCGGACGTTCGACCGTGGGACGCGTGGTGCGCTGGATCAAACCCATTTGACGCGCCAACCCCTCGAGCCGGCCGAGGCTGCCGGGCGGCTTGGTCTTGGTATCGATAATGTGTTGCAGTTCGTCGCGCAACGTTTGATCGAGCGGTTCGACCTCGGGCAATCGCAGCAAACCTGGCAAAGAAGTCATAGACGTTTTTCGGAAGAGAGAATGTTTTTTGTGAAGCGCTTATGCAGCGCTTATAAAGCGTTTAACTTGCCCGAGTGTCATAACCGCCCGGCGATTCGTGCCGCGAGCGCGGCGCGGGAATCAACGCCTCATGCTCGCCGTCGCGAATCAGAATCAACGGATAGCCGAATGCACGGCTTGTCAGCTCGGGCGTCAGTACGTCTTGCACCGGCCCGGCATAGGCACCGCCGTCGCCGTCGAGCAGCAGCGCATGCGTCGCGAAGCGGCGCCCGAGATTCAGGTCGTGACACGAAAACATCACTGTACGCCGAGGCTCGCGCGTCCAGGCGGTCAACGCGTCGAGGCAGTCGATCTGATGATGCAGATCGAGATGCGATAGCGGTTCGTCGAGCAGCAACAACGGCGCTTGCTGGCACAACACCGCGGCCAGCGCGACGCGTTGCCGTTCGCCGCCCGAGAGCGACAGCACGTCGCGCGCGGCGAATTCGGCAAGGCCTAGCGCATCCAGCGCGGCATGCGCGGCAGCGCGATCGGCCTCACGCTCCCAGCCCCAGCCGGTCAGATGCGGAAAGCGGTTGAGCATCACGATATCGAGCACGCTCGCACTGAACGCATCGTGCGCGCTTTGCGGCATCAATGCGCGACGCTGCGCGAGCGGCAGCGGCTGCCAGTCGGCGAGACGCACGCCATCGAGTTCGACGTGCCCAGCCGACGGATGCAAGAGGCCGGCGAGCGTCGAGATCAGCGTCGTCTTGCCCGCACCGTTCGGGCCGGCGATACACCAGATCTCGCCTTCGTAGAACGTATGCGTGAACGCATCGAGCAGTGTTCGCGAGCCAGCGCGCAACGTGACACGTTGCGCGCTGAGCGTGGCATGGGTGGAGTTGGGTGCTTGCATCATCGGCGCCTGCGCAACAGCATCCACAAAAACACCGGCACGCCGACGATCGAGGTAATCACGCCGACCGGCAATTGCGCCGGCGCGACCACGATGCGCGCGATCAGATCGGCGCCCATCACCGCGACACCGCCACCGAGCGCGGCGGCCGGCAGCAGCATGCGCTGATCGTTGCCGAACGCGAGCCGCAGCATATGCGGCACCACCAGGCCGACAAAGCCGATGGTGCCGGCTGTCGTCACTGCCGCGGCCGCCGCCAGCGACGCCACCAGATACACGCGCAAGCGCAGCGGCATCACCGCGACGCCGAGCGCCTGAGCGGCGGCATCGCCACGCAGCAGCACATTGAGCCGCGGCGCCGCGGGCACGATTGCGATCAGCACGACGAGCAGCGCGGCGAGCGCGGTCCATGGCATCGCGCCGCCGTTGAGGTCGCCGGTCAGCCAGAACAGCATGCCGCGCAGGCGATTGTCGGGCGCAATGTTGAGCAGCAACGTGATGACGGCGCCCCAACCGGCCGCGATCACCGCGCCGGTCAACAGCAAACGCGGCGACGTATCCTGCGGCTCGCCGCGCCACAACTCGCGGCGCGCCAGACCGAGCACCAGCAGGATCGACACGAATGCCCCCGCGAACGCGCTTGCATCGACGATCCACCACGCGCAACCGACGATCATCGCGACGAGGGCAAAAGTCGCCGCGCCGCCCGACACGCCTAACACGTAGGGCTCGGCCAACGGATTGCGCAGCAGCACCTGCAACAACGCCCCGGCTAACGCGAGCAACGCGCCGCACGCGAAGCCGGCGACCGCGCGCGGCAAGCGCAGCGTGCGCACGATCTCGCCTGCAAGATCGGCTGACTCGACATGCGACGGCATGAGCGCCGCCAGCACGCGCGCGGGCGCGAGCGGCACGCTGCCGAGCGCGAGCGACGCCATCAGCACAGCCAGCGCGAGCACGGCAAGCGCGAGCCAGATCGCAGCCGCGCGCTTCGCGCTCATGACGGGCATCGCCGTCGTGATCATCGGACCCGAGCTGCGGTTCATTCGTGCAATCTCAGGCAGGCGCGCTCGTCACTGCTGCTGCCAACCGACCGTGAGATACGCACCGCGCCGCGGCGAGTTATACGAGTAGGCCGTTTCATAGTCCTTATCCAACAGGTTCTGGATTTGCGCGGCCACGTACCACGCCTTCGTGATGTTGTAGCGCGCCGACAGATTCACCACACCGTAGCCGCCCAACTTGCCGCTGCTATCGTCGCGCGCGCCGCTGACGATCCACTCGCCGCCGACACGCCACCCCGCCATACTGCGATTCACCGCCAGCGACGCGAAACGCCGCGCACGCCGTACGAGGTCGACATCGTTGTCGAGATCGACGGGATTTTGCAGCGTCACCGAGGCGCGCACATCCGTCTTGCCGACATGACCGCTCCACGACCCCTCGAGCCCCTGCACCTTCGCGTGTCCGACGTTCTCTGCCAGATAGATGCCCGGCGTGACCTGCTGGTAGTTGATCAGATTCGAATAGCGTGTCTGGAACGCGCTCAGGCGCATCACGCCAAGCGCGGCCGACGCATACTGCAACGCGGCTTCGATCGAATGACTGCGCTCAGGTTGAATCGACGGATTGCCGCTGATCGGATAGTACAGATCGTCGAAGCTCGGCGCGCGAAACGCATCCGAATAGCTTGCGCTCACCTTCCAATGCTCGGTGATGTCGAAGGCGTAACCGAGATAGTAACTGTTCGCCCCGCCGAAATCGGAATACTGGTCGCGCCGCACGTTGGCCTGAATCTGGCTGCGCCCAAAACGCCCCGTAAAGCCGGCGAAACCCGAATTCACATGCCGGTCGGGGGCCGCGAACGTATCCGAGTCGAGGCTCTGGTCGAGATGCTCATA is a window of Paraburkholderia sp. IMGN_8 DNA encoding:
- a CDS encoding ABC transporter ATP-binding protein, whose amino-acid sequence is MMQAPNSTHATLSAQRVTLRAGSRTLLDAFTHTFYEGEIWCIAGPNGAGKTTLISTLAGLLHPSAGHVELDGVRLADWQPLPLAQRRALMPQSAHDAFSASVLDIVMLNRFPHLTGWGWEREADRAAAHAALDALGLAEFAARDVLSLSGGERQRVALAAVLCQQAPLLLLDEPLSHLDLHHQIDCLDALTAWTREPRRTVMFSCHDLNLGRRFATHALLLDGDGGAYAGPVQDVLTPELTSRAFGYPLILIRDGEHEALIPAPRSRHESPGGYDTRAS
- a CDS encoding iron ABC transporter permease, with translation MNRSSGPMITTAMPVMSAKRAAAIWLALAVLALAVLMASLALGSVPLAPARVLAALMPSHVESADLAGEIVRTLRLPRAVAGFACGALLALAGALLQVLLRNPLAEPYVLGVSGGAATFALVAMIVGCAWWIVDASAFAGAFVSILLVLGLARRELWRGEPQDTSPRLLLTGAVIAAGWGAVITLLLNIAPDNRLRGMLFWLTGDLNGGAMPWTALAALLVVLIAIVPAAPRLNVLLRGDAAAQALGVAVMPLRLRVYLVASLAAAAAVTTAGTIGFVGLVVPHMLRLAFGNDQRMLLPAAALGGGVAVMGADLIARIVVAPAQLPVGVITSIVGVPVFLWMLLRRRR